A window of the Patescibacteria group bacterium genome harbors these coding sequences:
- a CDS encoding class I tRNA ligase family protein — protein MSNIILPRAIILSADFWSLGFVFAKILNMPEKFFITTAIPYTNAEPHIGHLLEFIQADVIARFKKLQGKEVF, from the coding sequence TTGAGCAATATAATTTTGCCGCGCGCCATTATCTTGTCGGCTGATTTTTGGAGTTTGGGATTTGTATTTGCTAAAATACTGAATATGCCAGAAAAATTTTTTATTACCACCGCGATTCCTTATACTAACGCTGAACCGCATATCGGCCATTTGTTGGAGTTTATCCAAGCCGATGTAATTGCCCGGTTTAAAAAGCTTCAAGGCAAAGAAGTGTTTT